TGAGATGCTGATGGTGCGCTACCAGCGCGGCGATCGCCAAGCGTTCGCGGAGTTGGTCAGACGCTACAAGAAGCCGATCTTCAACTTCGTGCTGCGTCACTTGAGGGAGCCAGCGCTCGCTGAGGACGTGACTCAGGACGTGTTCATGCGCGTCGTGCAAAAGGCCGCGGAGTTCAAGCACGAGGCGCGTTTTTCGACTTGGCTGTACACCATCGCCCGCAACCTCTGCGTGGACAACTTGCGCAAGCTCTCCTTGCGGCGCCATCCGTCACTGGACCAGCCAAGAGGCGACGGAGAGTCTGCGCGCACCCTGCTCGACACCATGGCGGACCCTCATCCCCGTGCCTCCGTCGACCGGAGCGCGGTGTCGAGTGAGGTTGGTATGACCATCGTCAACGCGGTCGACGCTCTCCCAAACGAGCAACGTGAGGTGTTCCTGCTGCGAGAGATCGCGAACCTGCCATTCAAGGACATCGCCACCATCACCGGCGTGCCGGAAAACACCGTCAAGAGCCGCATGCGCTACGCGCTCGATCGACTGCGCGAGGCGCTGAGCGAGTTCGAAGAGTACGCCCGCGCGCTACGCTAACAGACTCCACACGGAACCATGGACTGCGAGAAGTTCGACAGAATCGTACTCGACCTGCTCTACGAAGAGCTGGACGAGCTCACGCAGGCCGCTGCGAAGCGGCACATGGATCAGTGTAGCCGCTGTAGGCCGATCGCGACGGAACTACGTGCCACTCGTGAAGTGGGCGTGCTGCCGATGGTCGATCCACCTGACGAACTCGAGCAGCGTATCCTCGCGGCAGAGCGCACGGCTAGGAAAACGCTGCCATTCGGCCAACGGGTGGGTCGTGCGGTCAGTGTGCTCGCGGGCTACGCGATGCGTCCGCAGCTCGCGATGGCGGCGCTCTTGCTACTACTGATTGGGTCCAGCCTGCTGCTGCTACGCGCAAAGCCAGGC
This is a stretch of genomic DNA from Polyangiaceae bacterium. It encodes these proteins:
- a CDS encoding RNA polymerase sigma factor codes for the protein MVSGRGEATDEMLMVRYQRGDRQAFAELVRRYKKPIFNFVLRHLREPALAEDVTQDVFMRVVQKAAEFKHEARFSTWLYTIARNLCVDNLRKLSLRRHPSLDQPRGDGESARTLLDTMADPHPRASVDRSAVSSEVGMTIVNAVDALPNEQREVFLLREIANLPFKDIATITGVPENTVKSRMRYALDRLREALSEFEEYARALR